One Perca flavescens isolate YP-PL-M2 chromosome 16, PFLA_1.0, whole genome shotgun sequence genomic window, atcccatgtgcaGATCCAAACCAACAATTAATGATTActactaacaagtattgtgtgtgttttcaaacTTTCAATAATGTATCTTattctctgtgccatagagctcaaTTGTTATCCAATAAAAGCACTTCTCTTCTTAGTTACTGAAGTATGCCAAGCTGTGTGGTTTGCATATAGTGTAATATTGTAGATTTAAGAGTGATAGCGAGTTTCCTTATGGTTTGCTAACCAGCTGGTGTATGGCTTGTGACTATTATAAAGTGAACTATTACTATTATCTTACTGACCACTTACTAACCACTCTCTAATATTCTCTGTCAAATTTAGTATTTGCTGATGTTATTGGCTATACTAGTACAGTGTCTGTTCAAAACGCAGACCTAATTATATTCTACAGTTATTTTGTTGTTCATTTACTTCAATGCAGAATGTCATTATCAAGGAAGAATATTCAAAATATAGTCTAGGAGACTCATGACACCTTCAAAGCACTAAATTCTGCCAGATGGTGTGACATTGTCAATCCATACCTAGGTTTGTAATAACCTTTGGTGTAAAACCAGtgttatgttatatatttttcaattaACCATTTACAACTGGACAGTCTGACATACATTTTTtggacattcatggtccccagcaGATCCCTGACCTACTCTGTAGCACCACCATCGGGCCAAAGTTTGCTTTTCATTAACGCTTTAGTCcgtaatatattattattaataaaaatattgGCCAGATTAATGGGACACAGCTGTGGAAATGTATGGCCCAAGactaatatatatgtatgtatatatatatatatatatatatatatatatatatatatatatatatatatatatatatatatatatatatatatatatatttttttttttttttttttttttttatcttacagGAAATTTAAAGACCAACTGGAACAACATGTTGCGTTCAAGAAAGTTCCCTTTGTGGACTTGTGTGGCAATCAAGTCAAACCCACCAAACCCAACGGCATCAAGATGGAAAAATTTGTTTTTGATGTATTTCCATTCTCAAGGTATTgttgattattatattgtgtCTTCAGCTGTTGGCATCTGTTGTTTTACTCTAcataaaattacattaaatCATAACCTTGTCTCTAGAGCTAATTCAAATATGTACTATCTGTCTTTGGAAGgaactttgttgtgtttgaggtTGTGAGGGAGGACGAGTTTTCCCCACTAAAAAATGCAGACGGAGCAGCCACAGACAACCCAACCACAGCCAGAAACTCTTTGCTGGCTCAACACTGCCGCTGGGCCACGGCTGCAGGAGCCACGCTGTTAGATGAACATGGGAATACCCTTCCTCTTACAGCCAGGTCAGTTTGATTATATACACCCTGTAGTAACAGATAATGTCAGAACTTAAACCCTGACcctggatacattttttttcctggcatAATGTTTACTGTGTAAAGTACATTTCATTAACATAGCCCACAATCACAAATTTGCTCTATTCTTAGACCCAAATAGAAAGGTCTATTAGAAAGGTTAATTTGATACATTCCCAACTGCTACAAAATCCTATTTCATCACATTATTTCATTAGAAGAATAGTTTTAATAGTCTGTACACTGAATGTGGAGCTGTTCAATATAATTCTTCCTTGTCAAGATGTAAGGAAGAATTATTGGTGGGTGTAATGATTCCTCCTGGCCATACTGGCCTTGAAGAGATCCCTTCCTAATGGACAACGCTGTAAGAACTGAGCGTCAAATTCCATGGTCTTCATTCTgtgcaaaaatacattttgaagttGATCCAAAGTTAATAAGTGGCTTCCACCGTCTTAGTCAAATCAAGTAGGTGTCTACAAAATACCCTCTATGGAGAGGAGAAATGATCACAGCAACCACTCTTTTGATGGGCATATGCACTTGTGAGTGTTGTATTTAGATAGACTGGAAAACATCTGAATCTTTCCTTGAaatctaaaaatgttttttccccccatagTGCATCAGCAGGGGACAGTCATCCAGCACTATGTGAAATTTCACCATTGGTATCCTATTTCGGAGAGGTGAGGACATGAAAGTGGCCACAGATTCATATAAAAACATTAAGGATATTGGAAAGGAGATAGGCCAAACCTAGTTGTTGGGTTACAGTGTTAAACTGATTGGAACCTATAGAGCAGGAACAGGTTGTTCCTTgaataagaaaacaaaaacaaattaattgtGAAAATTGAATACGCTGCTGTCATCTTTAGTGTTTCATCCAAATACGGTGGTGTAATTTAACCTCCATCTCACTTGTTCTGCCAGGGCCTGGAGCAGCTGCTGAAAGGGAGGACACTGCCAACTCCTCTCATTCTGGATGAAAAAAGGGCCAAAGAGCTGCAGGCTCAGTAACAATTCTCTGATTAATTGTGTGACAGGAGCAGAGATTCCAGTACAGTGGATAACACTGTAGTGGATGGAGACGGCAACCCTGGAGCCCAAGAATGcacaatttgtttaaataaatgtttgaaCTGTATGTGAACTTGTGAAGATGATAATATCAAACTGTCATGTAATTCTCtctttaaaacaaataagacaATAAGGGACTAGTAATGAGTTTTTGGAATAAAGTTTTGTTTTACATGTTACCAAAAATATAACGTTAATCAAAGTACCTTACCCCGTCtcccattctttttttagtgaagTCATACTCTACTACCTTtttaacttaaaggtccaatagctatttttcaacttttccaGTAGGTTGCTCATCTCGGGGCAGTGTTGCGTTTAATGTCCCTCCCGGCCACTCTATCCTGGACTGTCTCGTACTCGTGACCGGCGCTGGCCAATCACAGCTGAGACTGCACAgggacgacaacaacaacaaaataaatgcagaAGAATGCTAGAACGAACCAAGCTTAAACTCAAATATTGTgtatttttacttgtatttaatTCAGCGTTTGGCTCAGTCACAAATGAAAAACCAAATAGATTGAACCGTCGCGGGCTAGCGCTAGTGTTAGTTAATGCTCTGGcgacattaacgttagctaacgctagctttctgACAGGACGCTTTTTTATGTTTCAGGAATGCTAGTTGTTTAGGTTAACGTGCTGGATATCATTTTGCCATTAGCTAAGGCTACTATCGTTACACACCGACCATCCTGTCACTCTGAACCGAACATCCAGGTCCATCTAAAGATAGCGATGGACGCTCTAACATGCTAGTATAGGACCatgttcaaaaatgtttttggcTCAGGGTTTCTGGTAAGAACAGCTCATGTGATTTTGACATGGGTCATAACGTTAATACTCTTCCTACATGATACAGGTAAGCCTGTCATATATTTACATGATTCATAGCTTTACATTATGTGTAGCTGTAGGTTTAaagtaatgtttaatatgtgaaATGACAAGCACATTATTGATGTATAATGGCAATACCATATCCTGATGTTATCTGAGAAAGAAAACTAAAGTTACTGTCCAGATTGgcattagagctgggcaatatatcgatattatatcaatatcgtgatatgattactacagtaaagtgatgtcattttctgaacttaacagactgttgtaaccgttctattatttgcctttacccacttagtcattatagccacattactgatgattatttatcaaaaatctcagcaccattagtcaacactacaatattgttgtggtatcgatattgaggtatttggtcaaaaatatggtgacatttgattttctccatattgcccagccctaattgtcaTTAACACTATTAACTTAATAGCCATGATTTATGAAATAAACTTGCTTCAGGGCAAGCCTTTGGAACCTGAGACCTCTCAGCAGGACTACAGTATGTATTATTGAATTAAAGCATAGTTTGCTGTTTTGGGGGTTTTAGAGCTGAGGAAGCAGGAGGAGACAGGCCAGCTTGTCCAGCCTGTGCTCTTCGTCCTGTTGGTGCTGGTGTCGGTGTTGCTCTATTTCGCCGTTTCTCTGATGGACCCAGGCTTCATTTTGTCTGATGACAGCGATTTACAGGTGAATAATGATCCATATATATCTCTGTCCTTAGCCATATCACAAATCTTTGTCAAAATGGTTGGTGTCAGGAGTCAAAGAAGCAGCTGTAATGGTTTGACTGGGACTAGGAGCCTACTTGGTAACATAAGCGGAGTTGAGTAGATGTTGACGGTTAAAAACTGATAATGTCTGGGACACCTGTTTAGGGATACTGGCGTGTGTAAGAAAAAAACCCTGTACTAATCATCGTGGGGCTGCTaacagttattttgtttatcAATTCATCTGCCGGTAATTGTTTGAATTAATCAGTTGGTCTTTAaattgtcagaaaatagtgaaaatgttgactaattgttgcagctccAAATCATTGCAATCATTTTATTAACCAAacaaaattataattaaaatattaaatatacacATACAATTATTTGCtgtcttttgtttatttttctttaaaaggaTTAGCTCCCTGACCTGAGACACATTTACTGCTTCCTCATGCCATTGCAGATGTATTGTGTTGCAATGCAGGTGTTTCATGCTTTAGATGCATCCCTGTTTTCCAGTCAGGAGGCTACATTTGTATACCAGGGAAGAGGGTTATGGAATCTTAGGAGTAATCAAACATTGTTAGTGGTTTGTGTTGGTTTATGCAATTCATAGCATCTTGTGAAAAGGAGTGTGCAGTAGTGTTTGGCTACTTAAAGGtacactatgagttcctgcatggtttcagcgcaatttcatttttgtctcaaatcgtaggttgatccgctagctgcctgcccccagaacacactgtgaaaaagcccggtctcgggagacttCACAGGGGTCGtgaacgtcaaacaaacactagaggcacaggctgtgcaccaaaatacaacaaatcactccagccaatcaccgacaactagatggttgggggagggggtgggggttagtgacagttaagtcagttagtcatgacagttacggaaacatggggggaggagcgagcttgctctgttttgtttggtatttacttggaacgtcaacagaagtgatgtcatgcaggaactcatagtgacCTTTACGTTAAGAGTCTGAGTAACGCATTTTGTTCCTTCATGATTTTAACCTGCTTGAATGACCATAAACTATCTGAATCTTATTGAGCTattaccataccataccataaaCCAGTTCTGATAAACAACTTTTGATAAAGACCCAGAAGTCTGGGTATATCAGACCAgttgtaaatgacaaataagcACATGATAAATGCTTGAACTGAAAATATGCAGTGGCTTCCCTGACCAGTTTgtcctgtgtgtttggccaGTTCACGCTAGGAGTGACTGAGGAGCAGCAGGACATGATCCCACCCACCACCAAATCCCTTCGGCAGCGCCGTTGTGGCCACTGTCTGCTGCAGGTACCCTTCACACCGTATCCTCACGCTGCCATGGGCTCATGTGGCATGTGGTTGTTCTTTCAGGattcaagtcaactttatttatagtgtcaaatcataacagaagttatctcaggacacttaaCTGATAgattaggtctagaccacactctataatttacagagacccaacaattcatcccccaagagcaagcatttggtgcgatgAGAACACTTTCATACGgataacacacacagatttcTGAAGCAGAAAGAGTGTCAAAGTCAGTCTTTCTTTTTGGTCAATTTCTATGCTTGATTTCATACTTTTATCTTGTTATATTTGAGTGTGACGGTTCAGTCCTGACTTAGAAAACAGTAGTTTGACTAACATTACTAGCCTTTTCAAGGGCTTTAAACCGCATCTCACGCTTGTCAAGTATGGAactttattcatgtattttaaatgaTAACATAAGTTATAAAATATCTGGGGGTGACTGTCAGATGAAGTAAAGGATCTTGAGTTAAAgggtaatttagtttttttccccaagcatttgtgtctaagtgactaatctaaatctaaaaatcTGTAACTAAACCCCAccagacatttaaataaacaatatttttagcatgtataaagtCCAGCATCTTTTCACTAGCCTcgtccactcgcagatcagtcgggcatcttgagatagagaaaatttggagccgtttgccaaacgaccgaccaatcagcgttggttttgaggcgggtttaggtgtgacgcaacgagaagcgtcTATCaccagctaaccagtattttcagacagcgctagccctaattctgttagccgctcgctaatgctttcttctcttggatccttcttttggaatatggaccgggaacctgaaatggtgccttttattagtaaattctcgttacacaaacggcaaatctcctttaccgacatgttgctgagctaacaagctaagctttgcctgcagcgtcaggggtagcctggcttgtggttgtattttcatacgcttcgttgatctgattgattgatttggcccgtctatcatcaacataggtggtgatagacagatggtttatccaatcagctaaccaggattttcgcctcttcccaaaagttctccaatgttaagttcccagatggatatgccgagcaaatgcgaagcaatccatctggcagagTCAGGTTATCTTTTCCCATAAAGGGgtaaattaagggtttatttcaaccaaacaaGAGTGCTGGTTCTTGGAGCAGCAATCTGGTAGGTTTGGCGATAGCGATTCTTCAGTTTTAcgttaaacaaaaataatctaattCTTTAACAAACAGGTCTTACTCTAACAAAAAGGCAGACCTCTGTAGGGTTCCTTTCTtgaatgttgtcagacacttagaataataatctgagcatgtcagtggtaaaacaagcactttttgtGGACGTAAATTGAAGGTGTGCAATTGCCCAATcatttacattgtagcttgtttcaccgctgccgactgcagcgatctcgcttaatactggaccaatgtcaaagattgtcgttcccatcagtcacttagacacaaaaacacaaccaaagttaagattttattttttgtaaaaactGGGTTTCTGAGCCTGtgggattgattgattgattgattgattattgattgattgattgattgtctgTAAACATGGTGTTTGTAATTGATCGTCTTTCTGTGGTGCCAGGCTGAAATGTGACACTTGAAGTTCTACAGAACTAAGAGTCTCAGTAGTATAGAATAACAGATGGGTTGCCAAGCAGCACAGTTCTATGTTACACACCTGTACCACTTCCAGTgaacacaaaacaacatatGATACAGGCGCAGCAGTTATTTAAGCAGGCAGGTCACTGTGTACAGCAGTGTACAGGAATTGATTGTATgtctgtatttagtcttttccttctttctgtaAGATCCAAGCCGATTTAAAAGTACAATCACGTTCCAAATGTAATATGAACTTTAACCCTACTATGAAACATGTAAACACTAGATTGGAATCTGATATTACTCTCAAATCGATTGACAGGTCTTTTAATAGACTCACACGAGAACGACCAAATCAGGTGTATTTTGTACCAGTTAGTCCTCAGCTTCCATTATGAATGATCATGATTCAGAGAAGAACATTTGTTCCTATTGTGATACTCCAAAATCAAAAGAATTTACCAGATAGGACAGCagcaaaaaagtcagaaagaaGTCCAGGTAAAGCAAAATCTGTGATTTCTTTATAAAACCATTATATATTTCAAAAGATACTTGTTGGaaacgtttgtgtgtgtggtgtggtgtgtgtgcgtgcaaacAAGAGTCTGTCAACGCGTGTTGCGCAGCGGCTTGTTCTTTGGCTCAGCACCTTCAGTGTCCCAGAGCAGAGAATAAATTTGGCTGGGtggttaataacacatttttCTGTGGTGTGACCAACTCACACccatttatttttgctttaccAGGTCTGTAAGTGTATCTCTGTTCTAAAGTGCTTTCTGAATAGTTTAGTTatatttccatgtttttttctggCATGCAGCTTTTCCTTCTCCTCACACTGACATAAACCtttgatatttctgttttttctttatgATGGTGAAGCCATGAACACAGATGAGATCTCTCCTGCCTCAGAAATCTCATTACAACTTGTTTTCCAGGCTGAAGAGCAAGAGCAGCTGTTTTCTTGCACACACATTGGCTTTACAGAAAACTGGCCACGGCTAGTTCAAATCAAGCCTGGCTGTTAACCAGTGTTTAAACAACAGGGTTTCGGTCCACATAGCatgaaagtttattttttaatagaaaaatatatttatgtttctcTAACTGCAAAGACCTTTATTCCAAGCAGCAGCCAATGAGATCAAAGCACTGCCAGACGTGTCAGCACTGTGTCCGGCGTTACGACCATCACTGCCCCTGGATTGAGAACTGTGTGGGTGAGAGGAACCACCGCTGGTTTgtgctttaccttgctgtccAGCTGCTAGTGCTGCTGTGGGGGCTGCACATTGCCTGGTGAGTACAACACGGCCACCGATCATCTGCGCTGGCAGATTTATACTGCAGCTGCAAAGCCTCCACAAATTGCTTCTTTATTGCTTGTTTCATCAGGACGGGCTTCGGTTACGCACCCACATGGCAGCTGTGGTTGCGTGCCAATGGCACGCTGCTGGCCGTGGCCTTGCTGGTGGCTCTGCTCTCGCTGATTGTGCTGCTCTTGCTCGGCTCCCACCTTTACCTGGTTTCTCTCAACACCACCACCTGGGAGTTCATGTCACGCCACCGCATCTCCTACCTCAAGCACTGCGGCGCTGATGAAAACCCCTTTGACCGTGGGACCTTCCACAACCTTTGGGGTTTCTTCTGCGTGTGGGGCACAGTGGTGTGGGAACAGGTGTACTTCAGGGAGGGCAGCGACCAAGTCTAGTGACAATCATGAACACACGGGAACTAATTTCACTCATGAACAACTCTCCTGGATTTTGGGATCAGACGCTTGACCACAAAGTTGGGAGATAAACTGTCCTTGTGTGCGGTTTACCTTTTATGTAAACGCTAATGTTGTTGTCCCACATTTCCGTTCATATCAACATATCTCCTTTCATTGGTTCATCCCTGCACTGTTGTTACAGTCCACATTTCctgttttttcttcctctccccATGTAGCTGTTAAGTTTGAATAGCAGGTTACCAGCACTACAGCCCTTATTCTAACAATTGTTTACAGCCATTCGGGTATACAGTACCATTTCCCCAAGACAGGCACCTTACTAATCGATTTTAAGGCTTTAAGTAAAGCTAGTCATAAAGCCCTGTTGACTTAAGCTTGGTCTTTGTTAATGCACTCCCATTCCACTTGACCCTTGTTTCTGTATACTCCACTGAATCATTTGTGTGAGCATtaataacatgtttaaaaactCCTGGAGTACTTTTGGTCTTACAGTACAAATGGTAAACCTGACTGACGGACTGGTTAATAATTAAGTTTACTTTTATTACATATCATAAAACTCATTTTGATTTGATAACATTTGATTAAAGAATATACTTGTTTTAGGTGCATGTGTAGACAATCCAGATCTATGGTGTGATGATTGGTATGGTTTCTCACTGGAGTCAGATCCTGATTAACAAGTTTGGtatatttgttgttttagtGTAGAAAGCTTTATTCTGTTCTCATTTCATGCGATACATTGCTGTTACTGCTGAGTTTGGTCCACTTGCTTCAGCAgcttttgtcttttaaaaaaactgttagCCGAAGTGAGGAAAGGCAACGgtcttttattaattttttttgcaaaactGTTCAGCAACTCAGTAGATTTGAAATATGAAATAGTAAAAACTGCTGTATTGTTCCTAGCATTTAATCCAACCAGGACGTACAAGATGCTTTGACTTTCAATGGACAGCATTTTAAGCTATTTTATATtgtacataatttttttttactattatgAACCAGAAACGTCTTTAgattttttatgactattttaaTGAAGTAATTTGAAGAATACTGTGGAACAGTAGCTAATAGTAAGTAGAGGTTTGGGTGCAATACATGTTTGGTATTTCCATTTGAAGAGTTCCTTGTGCAATAGTAACCTTGTCAGACAGCAATACATGTGGTGTTGAATTCTGGTTATAATGAATTAACTTTTAATTCATGTTGTGTACTTCTGAATTATATGCAATACTGTCAATGTTTTTTACTACTTTGAAATGACTGTATacatcaaataaatgtttcattaAGAGTTTCCTTGTCATTAAAAGTCCAGCAGATatacatttattcattatttcctTCATGTAGTTTACACTTTACATATAGACTGGTTTGTTCTATA contains:
- the zdhhc12b gene encoding palmitoyltransferase ZDHHC12-B; translation: MFKNVFGSGFLVRTAHVILTWVITLILFLHDTELRKQEETGQLVQPVLFVLLVLVSVLLYFAVSLMDPGFILSDDSDLQFTLGVTEEQQDMIPPTTKSLRQRRCGHCLLQQPMRSKHCQTCQHCVRRYDHHCPWIENCVGERNHRWFVLYLAVQLLVLLWGLHIAWTGFGYAPTWQLWLRANGTLLAVALLVALLSLIVLLLLGSHLYLVSLNTTTWEFMSRHRISYLKHCGADENPFDRGTFHNLWGFFCVWGTVVWEQVYFREGSDQV